A section of the Metabacillus endolithicus genome encodes:
- a CDS encoding serine/threonine protein kinase has protein sequence MSWIDEQLMKHIFVYSKDPFDPVIVNNIPNGWKLIGKGNFAAVFTHPSLDGKVVKVYAENREGITEEIMVYKKLGEHNAYSRLYEYGERYLVLKKLEGITLYQAFSTGTFIQKTVIEDVDKAIHFAKSKGLNPTDIHGKNITMKDGKGYIVDVSDFLKTYSCPKWKHFKRGYYLIYLPLFKNIRIPFPHWLLERIRKSYQFYLLVTGFRRKQELYSNKNRSNLS, from the coding sequence ATGTCTTGGATTGATGAGCAACTTATGAAGCATATTTTTGTATACAGTAAAGATCCATTCGATCCCGTTATTGTCAATAACATACCGAACGGATGGAAACTAATTGGAAAAGGTAATTTTGCAGCTGTATTTACTCATCCTTCTTTAGACGGAAAAGTAGTAAAGGTTTATGCTGAAAACCGTGAAGGGATTACAGAAGAAATCATGGTTTATAAAAAACTTGGAGAACACAATGCATATTCAAGATTATATGAGTATGGAGAAAGATATCTTGTTCTTAAAAAACTAGAAGGAATTACGCTTTACCAAGCCTTTAGTACAGGAACATTTATACAAAAAACTGTAATTGAAGATGTAGACAAAGCCATACATTTTGCTAAATCAAAAGGGTTAAATCCTACTGATATACATGGAAAGAATATTACAATGAAAGATGGTAAAGGATATATAGTTGATGTATCCGACTTTTTAAAAACCTATTCCTGCCCAAAGTGGAAGCACTTTAAAAGGGGTTACTATTTAATCTATCTACCATTATTTAAAAACATTCGTATCCCTTTCCCTCATTGGCTACTAGAAAGAATTCGCAAAAGCTATCAATTTTACTTACTAGTAACCGGCTTTAGAAGAAAACAAGAATTATATAGTAATAAAAATAGATCTAACTTATCTTAA
- a CDS encoding cold-inducible protein YdjO-related protein, whose product MRFQQQVEKPPEVSLKIWTCGSEDCNGWMRDNFKSNEEPDCPLCGHAMIEEERTLPVLENFSAVSHKKE is encoded by the coding sequence ATGAGATTTCAACAACAAGTTGAAAAACCACCAGAGGTAAGCTTAAAAATTTGGACTTGTGGTTCAGAAGATTGTAATGGTTGGATGCGTGATAATTTTAAATCAAACGAAGAGCCTGATTGTCCTCTTTGTGGACACGCAATGATTGAAGAAGAACGCACATTACCTGTTCTAGAGAATTTTTCCGCTGTAAGCCACAAAAAGGAATAA
- a CDS encoding superoxide dismutase, translating to MSEQYIVSMQKWCEEILESYHHSYEELSRNHHKDTLENWKSELEIFQAQLNKDDRPDNKEVYERADRLFTQFEAYFDDENNEQESILRAHNEAGTVPIGGHTLPPLPYSYDALEPYIDREIMRLHHDKHHQSYVDGLNKAEKEMQKARQTNNFELIKHWEREAAFHGAGHYLHTIFWNVMSPNGGGMPSGMLMREINQTFGSFEKFKTHFSEAAKNVEAVGWAILVWAPRSRRLEILQAEKHQNLSQWDVIPLLTLDVWEHAYYLQYKNERKKYVENWWNVVNWREVERRFHEAQQLKWKPF from the coding sequence ATGTCAGAGCAGTACATCGTATCCATGCAAAAATGGTGTGAGGAAATTTTAGAAAGTTATCATCATTCCTATGAAGAACTAAGCCGAAACCATCACAAAGATACATTAGAAAATTGGAAAAGTGAGCTTGAAATCTTCCAAGCTCAACTAAACAAAGATGATCGTCCTGATAATAAGGAAGTTTATGAGCGTGCTGATCGTCTGTTTACACAGTTTGAAGCTTACTTTGATGATGAAAATAATGAACAGGAAAGCATTTTACGCGCCCATAACGAAGCAGGAACGGTTCCAATCGGAGGTCATACGTTACCACCACTACCCTACAGTTATGATGCATTAGAGCCTTATATTGATCGTGAAATTATGAGATTACATCATGACAAGCATCATCAAAGCTATGTTGATGGTTTAAATAAAGCCGAAAAAGAAATGCAAAAAGCTCGTCAAACAAATAACTTTGAATTAATTAAGCATTGGGAACGTGAAGCTGCGTTTCATGGTGCAGGTCATTACCTTCACACAATCTTCTGGAATGTAATGAGTCCTAACGGTGGTGGCATGCCTTCTGGTATGTTAATGAGAGAGATTAATCAAACATTTGGTAGTTTTGAAAAATTTAAAACCCACTTTTCTGAAGCAGCCAAAAATGTTGAAGCAGTTGGATGGGCAATTTTAGTTTGGGCACCACGTTCCCGTAGATTAGAAATTCTTCAAGCAGAAAAGCATCAAAACTTAAGTCAATGGGATGTTATCCCCTTACTTACGCTAGATGTTTGGGAACATGCCTACTATCTTCAATATAAAAACGAACGAAAAAAATACGTTGAGAATTGGTGGAATGTTGTAAATTGGCGTGAAGTAGAGAGACGTTTTCATGAAGCACAACAACTAAAATGGAAACCATTTTAA
- the proC gene encoding pyrroline-5-carboxylate reductase, with protein MRNSILFIGAGRMAEAIISGLYQKSDEQISHIYVSNRSNPERLTELAKKYKANAIHEIEKFIKRVDVIVLAMPPGEHKDILKRISPYITNQFIVTVAAGIGPAYLEDNLPTNTPVGWIMPNTAATIGHSISLYTYGKFVKDKHKKQMEMLVNSIGASQYCTEQQIHDLTAVTGSAPAFVYLFVETLIEFTEKMGVSSEVAEKLVNEMVIGSAEMLKGNLSARELREQVTTPGGATAEGIKVLQNGQFTQLVQQAVIATNKKAKGEE; from the coding sequence ATGAGAAATTCGATACTATTTATTGGTGCAGGTAGAATGGCAGAGGCAATCATATCTGGGTTATACCAAAAAAGCGATGAACAAATAAGTCATATCTATGTTTCGAACAGATCAAATCCAGAGAGACTTACTGAATTAGCTAAAAAGTATAAAGCTAATGCAATCCATGAAATTGAAAAGTTTATTAAAAGAGTAGATGTTATTGTATTGGCGATGCCGCCAGGTGAACATAAAGATATTCTTAAGAGAATAAGTCCTTACATAACCAATCAGTTTATTGTAACAGTAGCAGCAGGAATCGGACCTGCCTACTTAGAGGATAACCTTCCAACTAACACTCCTGTTGGATGGATAATGCCAAATACGGCAGCTACAATTGGTCATTCCATTTCACTTTATACATATGGAAAGTTTGTTAAAGATAAACATAAGAAGCAAATGGAAATGCTAGTAAATTCCATTGGAGCATCACAATATTGCACTGAACAACAAATTCATGATTTAACTGCCGTTACTGGGAGTGCACCGGCTTTTGTTTATCTTTTCGTTGAAACACTAATAGAGTTTACTGAAAAGATGGGGGTATCATCTGAGGTGGCTGAGAAATTAGTAAACGAAATGGTAATTGGATCTGCAGAGATGCTTAAAGGAAATCTTTCTGCGCGGGAACTAAGGGAACAAGTAACAACACCCGGAGGTGCGACAGCAGAAGGGATCAAGGTGTTACAAAATGGTCAGTTTACTCAACTTGTTCAACAGGCTGTTATTGCAACGAATAAAAAAGCAAAGGGAGAAGAATAA
- a CDS encoding DUF6501 family protein: MIHKTWQNSKEIKKVKCIHTNAEKYMVDRALTAGKEYDVQNETDEFFFVIDNTGKVGGYYKDYFEVIE, encoded by the coding sequence ATGATCCATAAAACATGGCAAAATTCTAAAGAAATTAAGAAAGTAAAATGTATTCATACGAATGCTGAAAAATATATGGTAGATCGAGCTTTAACAGCAGGAAAAGAGTATGATGTACAAAATGAAACAGACGAATTTTTCTTTGTTATTGACAATACTGGAAAAGTCGGTGGATATTACAAAGACTATTTTGAAGTGATTGAATAA
- a CDS encoding general stress protein: MKPYIEEFQNEDKLEQAVNNLKNKGVQANDLYVLTHDDERTERISDKAETNVIGIEETGLNQAVENFFSKKGDELRNQLYEIGFSEDEAQTYEEKLDEGKALLIVTNAEQYHLV, encoded by the coding sequence ATGAAACCTTATATTGAAGAATTCCAAAATGAAGACAAGCTGGAGCAAGCTGTAAATAATCTTAAAAATAAAGGTGTACAAGCTAATGACCTTTATGTGTTAACACATGATGACGAACGAACAGAAAGAATTTCTGATAAAGCAGAAACAAATGTGATTGGTATTGAGGAAACAGGTTTAAATCAAGCTGTTGAAAACTTTTTTAGTAAAAAAGGTGACGAACTCCGAAATCAATTATATGAAATAGGGTTTTCAGAAGATGAAGCACAAACATATGAAGAAAAACTTGATGAAGGAAAAGCTTTATTAATTGTAACAAATGCTGAACAATATCATTTAGTATAA
- a CDS encoding GNAT family N-acetyltransferase has protein sequence MTKGKTDMSEQNLRIRDANLDDLSKIVEIYNSSIPGQLATADLQEVTVESRLKWFHEHNAHQRPLWVLEEGGAIVGWLSFQSFYGRPAYDATAEVSIYLDASVHGKGYARVLMERAIAQCPELGLKTLLAFVFGHNSPSIKLFENYNFERWAHLPRIANMDGVERDLVILGKRVCE, from the coding sequence ATGACGAAAGGAAAGACAGATATGAGTGAACAAAATCTTAGAATAAGAGATGCAAATCTGGATGATCTCTCAAAGATCGTTGAAATATATAACAGCTCTATTCCAGGGCAGCTTGCAACAGCTGATTTACAAGAGGTGACTGTAGAGAGCAGATTAAAGTGGTTTCATGAACATAACGCACATCAACGACCATTATGGGTGTTAGAAGAGGGTGGCGCTATTGTTGGCTGGCTAAGCTTTCAATCTTTTTATGGGAGACCAGCTTATGATGCAACAGCAGAAGTAAGTATTTATCTTGATGCTTCCGTTCACGGAAAAGGCTACGCTCGTGTTTTAATGGAACGGGCTATAGCTCAATGTCCCGAGCTGGGATTAAAAACGTTACTAGCATTTGTATTTGGTCACAATTCACCTAGTATTAAGCTTTTTGAAAACTACAATTTTGAAAGATGGGCACACTTACCGAGGATTGCAAACATGGATGGGGTAGAACGAGATTTAGTTATTCTCGGTAAAAGAGTATGTGAATAA
- a CDS encoding terpene cyclase/mutase family protein, with the protein MYTNESIDQKIEEMIEKLRTTQRKDGSWKYCFEGGLMTDAFMIITLRSLDIKNEEKLIKQLADRIYSLQKNSGLWKAYSDEKSGNLSITIQAYCALLYSGYFTPEHPGLKKAEEFIRKNGGLGNSHFLTKWMLAVNGLYPWPTLFYIPMTFLLIPTSFPLNFYQFSNYARIHFIPMMVAANKKYTIKSSYTPNLNHLIIRSAFANESWELPFATRTNSSFTNEMKKLLQLPEYLHRLGYQKAERYMLKRLEDDGTLYSYASSTFFMIYALLSLGHKKSSPTILNAINGLKHLVSTNCDGIHLENSTSTVWDTALLSYALQEANVSSTSPMINKSVQYLLSMQHTKKGDWKIHNPNIKPGGWGFSHNNTINPDNDDTSAALRALTRKARKDQKVRNAWYKGVTYLLSMQNADGGWAAFEKNTDLEILTYLPLENAEDAAIDPSTPDLTGRVLEFLGNNAGLTKEHPSVKAAIRWLMDNQEENGSWYGRWGVCYIYGTWAAVTGLLAVGISPTSSAIKKAINWLVSIQLNSGGWGESCASSEEKRYVPLSFSTPSQTSWALDALIQSRAFSNLSVQKGISHLINDSSFTEEGRTYPTGIGLPGQFYITYHSYNLLFPLLTLAHYQKRS; encoded by the coding sequence ATGTATACGAATGAAAGTATTGATCAGAAGATAGAAGAAATGATCGAAAAATTAAGAACTACTCAACGAAAAGATGGTTCTTGGAAATACTGTTTTGAAGGCGGTTTAATGACTGACGCTTTTATGATTATAACATTACGTTCCTTAGATATAAAAAATGAAGAAAAGCTGATAAAACAACTAGCAGATCGGATCTATTCGTTACAAAAAAACTCAGGGTTATGGAAGGCTTATTCTGATGAAAAAAGTGGGAACCTTTCTATTACCATACAAGCTTATTGTGCTCTTTTATATTCAGGTTACTTTACACCAGAACATCCTGGCTTAAAAAAAGCTGAAGAATTTATCCGTAAGAATGGTGGATTGGGTAATTCTCATTTTTTGACGAAATGGATGTTAGCTGTAAATGGGCTTTATCCGTGGCCAACTCTTTTTTATATACCAATGACCTTCCTTCTAATTCCAACTTCATTTCCCTTAAATTTCTATCAATTCAGTAACTATGCAAGAATTCATTTTATTCCAATGATGGTTGCTGCCAATAAAAAATACACTATTAAATCAAGTTATACACCAAACTTGAATCACCTGATTATTCGTTCTGCTTTTGCTAATGAAAGCTGGGAACTTCCATTTGCGACACGTACAAATTCATCGTTTACAAATGAAATGAAAAAACTTTTGCAACTACCTGAATATTTACACCGGTTAGGCTATCAAAAAGCAGAGCGATATATGTTAAAAAGACTTGAAGATGATGGAACTCTTTACAGCTATGCTAGCTCAACCTTTTTCATGATTTATGCCCTACTATCTTTAGGCCATAAAAAGTCTTCTCCAACAATATTAAATGCCATAAACGGATTAAAGCATTTGGTTTCAACCAATTGTGATGGTATTCATCTAGAAAACTCAACCTCTACTGTTTGGGATACAGCCTTACTTAGCTATGCTCTTCAAGAAGCTAATGTTTCCAGTACTTCACCCATGATTAACAAATCCGTTCAATATCTCTTATCAATGCAACATACAAAAAAGGGTGATTGGAAGATTCATAACCCTAATATTAAGCCAGGGGGATGGGGTTTTTCCCATAATAATACGATTAATCCAGACAATGATGATACCTCAGCCGCATTACGAGCATTAACAAGGAAAGCTCGTAAAGATCAAAAAGTACGCAATGCTTGGTATAAAGGAGTTACTTATCTTCTCTCCATGCAAAATGCTGATGGTGGATGGGCGGCCTTTGAAAAAAATACAGATCTAGAAATCCTTACGTATCTTCCGTTAGAAAACGCAGAGGACGCCGCTATTGACCCTTCAACTCCGGACTTAACAGGTAGAGTACTAGAGTTTTTAGGTAACAATGCTGGATTAACAAAAGAACACCCAAGTGTAAAAGCAGCAATAAGGTGGCTGATGGACAATCAAGAAGAGAACGGCTCTTGGTATGGAAGATGGGGAGTTTGTTATATATATGGAACTTGGGCAGCTGTGACAGGACTACTAGCTGTTGGTATCTCCCCAACATCATCTGCTATAAAAAAGGCAATCAACTGGCTAGTAAGCATACAATTAAACAGTGGAGGTTGGGGTGAATCATGTGCAAGTAGTGAGGAGAAAAGATATGTACCCCTTTCATTTAGTACCCCTTCACAAACATCATGGGCATTAGATGCATTAATTCAGAGTAGAGCCTTTTCGAATTTATCTGTACAAAAAGGTATATCTCATCTAATAAATGATTCTTCTTTCACTGAAGAAGGAAGAACATATCCAACCGGCATTGGACTACCAGGGCAATTTTACATCACTTACCATAGCTACAATCTACTTTTTCCATTGTTAACACTTGCCCACTACCAAAAAAGATCATAA
- a CDS encoding sodium-dependent transporter: MNNSVEQWSSKLSFILAAAGSAIGLGAIWKFPYVAGTSGGGVFFLIFILFTLLVGLPLLLGEFVIGRSTKKDAIQAYKQIAPNSSWHLIGRLGVVTCFILLSFYSVVGGWILIYLFKAVTGNLSGLTEQEYGELFGTSISDPILTVFAQLLFLLITSFVVSKGVSNGIEKASRIMMPALFILFVILIVRSITLDGSMEGIIFFLKPDFTNVTSETILYAMGQSFFALSVGVSVMVTYSSYLSKNENLPQSAVSIVVLNLLVAFLAGLAIFPAVFSFGLAPDAGPVLLFNVLPTVFNQMPFGTIFLIAFLLLFLFATLTSAFSMLEIIVAPIAKGNDSKRRKSSWLVGICIFVVGIPSALSFGLLGHITLFDKSIFDAADFLVSNILMPLGALLISIFVPLKISKKVLFDELSQGSSLSKKIFTIWYLLLKYVSPIVIIFVFLDALGII; the protein is encoded by the coding sequence ATGAATAATTCTGTAGAACAATGGTCGTCCAAGCTCTCTTTTATTCTTGCGGCTGCCGGGTCTGCAATTGGTTTAGGAGCGATATGGAAGTTTCCTTATGTTGCGGGGACTAGTGGGGGCGGTGTATTTTTTCTAATCTTTATTTTATTTACTTTACTAGTAGGACTACCACTTCTATTAGGAGAGTTTGTGATAGGTAGAAGTACGAAAAAAGATGCCATTCAAGCATACAAACAAATTGCTCCGAATTCCTCTTGGCACTTAATTGGAAGACTTGGTGTAGTGACTTGTTTTATCTTGTTGTCTTTTTATAGCGTAGTAGGTGGCTGGATCTTAATTTATCTATTTAAAGCTGTTACAGGAAATCTTAGTGGCTTAACAGAGCAGGAGTATGGTGAGTTATTTGGTACTAGCATTTCGGATCCGATTTTAACCGTTTTTGCACAGTTATTATTTTTACTTATTACAAGTTTTGTTGTTTCTAAAGGTGTTTCAAATGGGATTGAAAAAGCAAGCCGAATTATGATGCCTGCTTTGTTTATATTATTTGTCATCTTGATTGTTCGTTCTATTACACTAGATGGCTCCATGGAAGGAATTATTTTCTTTTTAAAGCCTGATTTTACAAACGTAACATCTGAGACGATTTTATATGCGATGGGACAATCCTTTTTTGCCCTAAGTGTTGGAGTGTCAGTTATGGTAACTTATAGCTCTTATTTGTCTAAGAATGAAAATTTACCACAATCGGCAGTTTCAATCGTCGTTCTTAACTTATTAGTTGCGTTTTTAGCAGGATTAGCAATTTTTCCGGCCGTGTTTTCTTTTGGTTTAGCTCCGGATGCAGGTCCTGTGTTATTGTTTAATGTACTGCCTACAGTGTTTAATCAAATGCCATTTGGAACAATCTTTTTGATCGCATTTTTATTATTGTTTTTATTTGCTACTTTAACATCTGCTTTTTCAATGCTCGAAATAATTGTAGCTCCGATTGCGAAGGGGAATGATTCTAAAAGAAGAAAATCTTCTTGGTTAGTTGGAATATGCATTTTTGTTGTCGGAATTCCGTCAGCACTTTCTTTCGGACTGCTTGGACATATAACATTATTCGATAAGTCAATTTTTGATGCTGCTGATTTTCTAGTAAGCAATATTCTTATGCCACTTGGTGCGCTCTTAATTTCAATATTTGTTCCATTAAAGATATCTAAAAAAGTTCTGTTTGATGAACTGTCACAAGGATCATCTCTTAGTAAAAAGATTTTTACAATTTGGTACCTACTATTAAAATATGTATCACCGATTGTAATTATCTTTGTCTTTTTAGATGCTTTAGGTATTATATAG
- a CDS encoding cupredoxin domain-containing protein: MRFIFIRKSWLFFLFVAIVMGSLYYFSNDVVPTFQNSAEKDTNIVINMVTGEFSTTTSDGKKIEAYRWDPGTIVIPQDKDVTLSIIGVNGEEHPFYIEGTDIKGTVKKGEETVIPLHFKEEGTYRLICDTHSHDGQQVPMIGYIVVD, encoded by the coding sequence ATGCGGTTTATTTTTATTCGCAAGAGCTGGTTGTTTTTTCTTTTTGTCGCAATTGTCATGGGTAGCTTGTATTACTTCTCGAATGATGTTGTGCCAACATTTCAAAATAGCGCTGAAAAAGATACGAACATTGTTATAAACATGGTAACCGGAGAATTCTCGACAACAACATCAGATGGTAAGAAAATTGAAGCTTATCGTTGGGATCCAGGTACAATTGTTATTCCACAAGATAAAGATGTTACATTAAGTATTATTGGTGTGAACGGTGAGGAACATCCTTTTTATATAGAAGGTACTGATATTAAAGGTACTGTAAAAAAAGGAGAGGAGACAGTTATTCCACTTCATTTCAAGGAAGAAGGAACTTATCGTCTTATTTGTGATACACACTCTCATGATGGTCAACAAGTTCCAATGATTGGATACATTGTTGTAGATTAA
- a CDS encoding DHH family phosphoesterase, whose protein sequence is MQKILLSHNDLDGVSCGILAKFAFKENVEVHYHSVNSLDYHVEQLLDQQDLDKEVYITDLSVNKENEAKLEKFYKNGGQIRLIDHHKTALHCNQYEWGIVKVEEKEGNLASATSLLYSYLVENNIISSHPILDEYVELVRQYDTWEWEKNENIQAKRLNDLLYMQSIEEFEASMLDRLLTFDHFTFSEFEEKILDIEEKKTDRYIRRKKRELVQSFLGDVCIGIVHAESYHSELGNELGKEHPHLDCISILNMGNKKISFRTIHDHTDVSEIASRYGGGGHAKAAGCSLTIDAYKEFIEKPFSIKPLRTDFIHNKMNLKNHCSHFENAEKDKFLLYKNKEAVWNIEKNHKLLSNQFSSYEEAERFVKRTYSVHLSKDEKLVQYLLDSYERTK, encoded by the coding sequence ATGCAAAAGATATTATTATCACATAATGATTTAGATGGTGTAAGTTGTGGCATTCTAGCAAAATTTGCGTTCAAAGAAAATGTTGAGGTACATTATCATTCTGTTAATAGTCTAGATTATCATGTTGAACAATTGCTTGATCAGCAGGACTTAGATAAGGAAGTATACATAACTGATTTATCTGTTAATAAAGAAAATGAGGCAAAGTTAGAAAAGTTTTATAAAAATGGGGGGCAGATAAGATTAATTGATCATCATAAAACAGCTCTTCATTGTAATCAGTATGAGTGGGGGATCGTGAAGGTAGAAGAAAAAGAAGGAAATCTGGCTTCTGCTACATCACTGCTTTATTCCTACTTAGTTGAGAACAACATTATATCGTCTCATCCAATCTTGGATGAGTATGTTGAACTAGTACGTCAATATGATACATGGGAATGGGAAAAGAATGAGAATATTCAAGCTAAAAGGTTAAATGATCTTCTATATATGCAATCAATAGAAGAGTTTGAAGCAAGCATGTTAGATAGGTTGTTAACATTTGATCATTTTACATTTAGTGAGTTTGAAGAGAAAATTCTCGATATCGAAGAAAAGAAAACAGACCGTTACATAAGGCGTAAAAAAAGAGAGTTAGTGCAATCGTTTTTAGGTGATGTATGTATAGGGATTGTTCATGCTGAATCTTATCATTCTGAATTAGGAAATGAATTAGGAAAGGAACATCCACATCTTGATTGTATTTCAATATTAAATATGGGTAATAAAAAGATTAGTTTTCGAACAATACATGATCATACTGATGTTTCTGAGATTGCCTCAAGATATGGTGGTGGTGGACATGCAAAAGCAGCTGGGTGTTCCTTAACAATCGATGCTTATAAAGAATTTATTGAAAAACCTTTTTCAATAAAGCCATTACGCACAGATTTCATTCACAATAAGATGAACTTGAAAAATCATTGTTCGCATTTCGAAAATGCTGAAAAGGATAAATTCTTGCTTTACAAAAATAAAGAAGCTGTATGGAATATAGAAAAAAATCATAAATTACTTTCAAATCAATTCTCAAGCTATGAAGAAGCAGAGCGCTTTGTTAAAAGAACTTATTCTGTTCATTTATCAAAAGATGAGAAGCTCGTTCAATATTTATTAGATTCTTATGAGCGAACTAAGTAA
- the odhB gene encoding 2-oxoglutarate dehydrogenase complex dihydrolipoyllysine-residue succinyltransferase encodes MAEIKVPELAESITEGTIAQWLKQPGDVVEKGEYLLEVETDKVNVELTAEFSGVLKELHKESGDTVQVGETIGIIDESGEASPSQPEQTETKQEAPAPQEAQQNNVEVTEEEKKQRTIASPAARKLARERGIDLQQVQTVDPLGRVRKQDVEAHSGQEAPKQESKPAAPKAATPAVQDDKPGKPVERQKMSRRRQTIANRLVEVQQTAAMLTTFNEVDMTAVMEVRKRRKDKFFEQHDVRLGFMSFFTKAVVAALKQYPLLNAEIQGNEILVKKFYDIGIAVSAPDGLVVPVVRDADRLNFAGIEGEILDLAKKARDNKLSLSDLQGGTFTITNGGVFGSLMSTPILNGPQVGILGMHKIQLRPVAIDENTMENRPMMYIALSYDHRIVDGREAVSFLSTVKELLEDPESLLLEG; translated from the coding sequence ATGGCTGAAATTAAAGTACCAGAACTAGCAGAATCTATTACTGAAGGAACGATTGCACAATGGTTAAAACAACCAGGTGATGTTGTTGAGAAGGGTGAATACCTTTTAGAAGTTGAAACAGATAAAGTAAATGTTGAATTAACTGCTGAATTTTCTGGAGTTTTAAAAGAGCTACACAAAGAATCAGGTGATACTGTTCAAGTTGGAGAAACAATTGGGATAATTGATGAGAGTGGTGAAGCTTCTCCTTCACAACCAGAGCAAACAGAGACTAAACAAGAAGCACCGGCGCCACAAGAAGCTCAACAAAACAATGTTGAAGTAACGGAAGAAGAGAAAAAACAACGTACAATTGCCTCACCAGCGGCACGTAAGTTAGCTCGTGAGCGTGGAATAGATTTACAACAAGTTCAAACAGTTGATCCACTTGGCCGCGTACGTAAACAAGATGTTGAAGCACACTCGGGTCAAGAAGCACCAAAACAAGAATCGAAACCAGCTGCACCAAAAGCTGCTACACCAGCCGTACAGGATGATAAACCTGGTAAACCAGTAGAAAGACAAAAAATGTCTAGACGTAGACAAACGATTGCAAATCGATTAGTAGAAGTTCAACAAACAGCTGCTATGTTAACAACATTTAATGAAGTAGATATGACTGCTGTTATGGAAGTTCGTAAACGTCGTAAAGACAAATTTTTCGAACAGCATGATGTTCGTTTAGGCTTCATGTCCTTCTTTACAAAAGCTGTTGTTGCTGCATTAAAACAATATCCACTTCTTAATGCTGAGATACAAGGCAATGAAATTTTGGTGAAGAAATTCTATGATATTGGAATTGCGGTATCAGCTCCAGATGGATTAGTTGTACCAGTTGTTCGTGATGCAGATCGCTTAAACTTTGCAGGTATTGAAGGAGAAATTCTTGATCTTGCTAAGAAAGCACGCGATAACAAATTAAGTCTTTCTGATTTACAAGGCGGAACATTTACGATTACAAATGGTGGTGTTTTCGGATCATTAATGTCAACACCTATCCTAAACGGACCACAAGTTGGTATTTTAGGTATGCACAAAATCCAGCTTCGCCCTGTTGCTATCGATGAAAATACAATGGAAAATCGTCCAATGATGTACATTGCCCTTTCATATGATCACCGAATTGTTGACGGAAGAGAAGCAGTAAGCTTCTTATCAACAGTGAAAGAATTACTTGAAGATCCAGAATCATTATTATTAGAAGGATAA
- a CDS encoding helix-turn-helix domain-containing protein, whose protein sequence is MDSKAKLILHPVRMKIVQTLIGNKEYTVQQIATRLTDVPQATLYRHLNKLLEAEVLKVVKENQIRGTVEKIYALNEHEVSNKSDLTKLSKDEHLNLFLTFMTHLLGQYESYLNQENIDLIKDGVSYRQAMVYLTDQEFQEFMKELSQVYKKVIDNEPSNDRKARHLSTIFIPEAKK, encoded by the coding sequence GTGGATTCAAAAGCTAAACTAATCCTTCATCCAGTAAGAATGAAAATTGTTCAAACCTTAATAGGAAACAAAGAATATACTGTTCAGCAAATTGCAACAAGATTAACAGATGTACCACAAGCAACATTATATCGACATCTAAATAAATTATTAGAGGCTGAAGTTTTAAAAGTTGTAAAGGAAAACCAAATAAGAGGTACGGTTGAAAAAATCTATGCCTTAAATGAACATGAGGTATCTAATAAGAGTGATTTAACAAAATTATCTAAAGATGAACATTTAAACTTATTTTTAACCTTTATGACTCATTTACTTGGACAGTATGAAAGTTATTTAAACCAAGAAAATATTGATCTAATAAAAGATGGAGTAAGTTATCGGCAAGCTATGGTGTACTTAACAGATCAAGAATTCCAAGAATTTATGAAAGAACTTTCACAAGTGTACAAAAAAGTAATAGATAACGAACCATCAAATGATCGAAAAGCTCGACATTTGTCGACGATTTTTATTCCGGAAGCAAAAAAGTAG